A genomic window from Prunus persica cultivar Lovell chromosome G2, Prunus_persica_NCBIv2, whole genome shotgun sequence includes:
- the LOC109947372 gene encoding uncharacterized protein LOC109947372 encodes MKFPTPNGVGSVRGNQLSARTCYATAIKSTSFRIPEETMSVQGVPNGTGPVDDPRDESPTPHTQPAEELETITLNEEQPDRRVKIGTRLTPALRAQFIDFLRHHSEVFAWSYDDMPGIDPEIISHKLSISPAFKPVRQKRRSYDAERYEAMRTEVDKLQTIGFIREVTYPVWLANSVMVRKGTGGWRMCQDYTDLNKACPKDSFPLPRIDQLVDATAGHELLSFMDAYSGYNQIFMHPPDSEHTAFITDRGLYCYNVMPFGLKNAGATYQRLVNRIFAEHIGSIMEVYVDDMLVKSRTAEEYLHNLSIMFGILKGYRMRLNPMKCAFGVSSGKFLGFMISHRGIEANPEKIKAIIDMERPKTTKDIQSLTGRVAALTRFISKATDKCVPFFKALKGGKRNIIWTAECDKAFQDLKDYMGRAPLLSKPLPGETLYLYLSVSSTAVSSVLIRIPERAELPIFYVSKALQSAELRYPPLEQLALALVVSARRLRPYFQAHGIKVLTNQPLRQVLQKPETSGRLIKWAIELGEFDIQFVPRPAEKGQAIADFISELTPPTAQEISELDTETGTPMEVDAERLDVSNPVWTLHVDGSANQQGCGAGLVLTTPEGLKIEYALRFNFRTSNNEAEYEALLAGLRLAKSMNAKQIKIHSDSQLIVNQVTADFAARDASMNAYLSSTHQLLQSFRAYEIKQIPRSENSHADALARLASAINDKVGRKVPVEILAQPSTVASEICTVRYEDTWMSPIYSYLTNGTIPEDKAQARKLRYRSARYTVINDVLYKRGYTTPYLKCLTAEQGSYVLQEIHNGVCGDHSGSRSLAHKAFRQGYFWPTMHQDACSLVKKCDKCQRFGNIQHIPAEPLTPIVSPWPFAQWGLDLIGPMPQDKGQVKYAVVAVDYFTKWVEAEPLATITAARVEDFVWTHICCRFGIPYAIITDNGRQFDSELFRHFYTRLKINLFFASPAHPQSNGQVEAINKIIKKLLKRQLDKAKGAWPEKLPEALWAIRTSYRTSTGETPFSLAFGSEAVVPVEIGKPSYRTETFALKPNEEALSLSLDLLEEHRAHANLRNEAYKQRVSRYYDSRVRHRSFRVGDWVMRKVSLATKDAAEGTLGPSWEGPYEIIGILRSGTYRLRDSNGKTLGHPWNVEHLKYYFK; translated from the coding sequence ATGAAGTTCCCGACCCCCAATGGCGTAGGGTCTGTCAGGGGAAACCAGCTGAGTGCACGGACTTGCTACGCCACGGCAATCAAATCAACCTCTTTCAGAATCCCGGAGGAGACCATGTCTGTGCAGGGAGTGCCGAACGGCACGGGACCAGTTGACGACCCAAGAGATGAGTCGCCAACTCCTCATACACAACCCGCCGAAGAACTGGAGACGATAACCCTGAACGAAGAACAGCCCGATCGTCGGGTTAAAATCGGTACCAGACTAACCCCTGCCCTCCGAGCGCAGTTTATAGACTTCTTACGGCACCATTCGGAAGTATTCGCGTGGTCCTACGATGACATGCCCGGCATAGACCCTGAAATCATCAGCCATAAACTCAGCATTTCCCCCGCCTTCAAGCCTGTCAGGCAGAAGCGCCGTTCGTATGATGCCGAACGGTACGAAGCCATGCGCACCGAAGTTGACAAACTTCAAACCATCGGCTTCATCAGGGAGGTTACGTACCCGGTATGGCTGGCGAATTCGGTCATGGTCCGGAAGGGTACAGGCGGCTGGCGAATGTGCCAAGACTACACAGATCTGAACAAGGCCTGCCCGAAGGACAGCTTTCCGTTGCCCCGAATCGATCAGCTCGTGGACGCCACCGCCGGACACGaactgctcagcttcatggatgccTATTCAGGGTACAACCAGATTTTCATGCACCCTCCCGACAGCGAGCACACCGCCTTCATCACAGACAGAGGGTTGTACTGCTACAATGTCATGCCGTTCGGCTTGAAGAACGCTGGGGCAACGTATCAGAGGCTTGTCAACAGAATCTTCGCCGAACACATCGGCAGCATCATGGAGGTTTACGTTGACGACATGTTGGTGAAAAGCAGAACAGCCGAAGAATACCTGCACAATCTGTCTATCATGTTCGGTATCCTGAAGGGCTACCGAATGAGGTTAAACCCGATGAAATGCGCCTTCGGTGTGTCTTCCGGGAAATTCCTCGGATTCATGATTAGTCACAGGGGTATCGAAGCGAACCCCGAAAAAATAAAGGCCATCATCGACATGGAGAGGCCAAAGACAACAAAGGACATTCAAAGCCTTACCGGACGAGTGGCTGCCCTGACTCGCTTCATATCCAAGGCTACCGACAAATGTGTACCGTTctttaaagccttgaaaggGGGCAAACGGAATATCATATGGACTGCCGAATGTGATAAAGCGTTTCAAGACTTAAAGGACTACATGGGCAGAGCACCCCTCCTGTCGAAACCACTACCTGGAGAGACTCTCTATCTATACCTTTCGGTGTCTAGCACTGCCGTCAGTTCGGTATTGATCCGGATACCGGAGAGGGCAGAGCTACCGATCTTCTATGTCAGTAAGGCACTCCAGAGCGCCGAACTTCGATATCCCCCATTAGAGCAGCTTGCGCTAGCCCTGGTGGTCTCGGCACGAAGACTTCGGCCATACTTCCAAGCACACGGGATCAAAGTCCTGACTAACCAACCGCTTCGGCAAGTGCTCCAAAAACCTGAAACTTCTGGCCGGTTGATCAAATGGGCGATTGAACTCGGAGAATTCGATATACAGTTCGTGCCAAGACCAGCCGAAAAGGGTCAGGCCATTGCCGATTTCATCTCCGAGCTCACCCCACCAACGGCACAGGAAATAAGCGAGCTAGATACCGAAACCGGTACACCGATGGAAGTAGACGCCGAACGGCTCGACGTCTCAAATCCCGTATGGACTCTGCACGTCGACGGCTCGGCAAACCAACAAGGATGCGGAGCCGGCTTGGTACTGACAACACCGGAGGGACTCAAGATCGAGTACGCCCTCCGATTCAACTTCCGAACCTCCAACAATGAAGCAGAGTATGAGGCCCTCTTGGCCGGCCTTCGGTTAGCTAAGAGCATGAATGCAAAACAGATCAAGATACACAGCGACTCCCAGCTCATTGTGAACCAGGTAACGGCAGACTTCGCCGCCAGAGACGCTTCCATGAACGCCTACCTTTCATCTACCCACCAGCTGCTCCAGAGCTTCCGAGCCTACGAGATCAAGCAGATCCCCAGAAGCGAAAACAGTCATGCCGATGCATTGGCACGGCTAGCTTCGGCAATCAATGACAAAGTCGGAAGAAAGGTGCCGGTGGAAATTCTTGCCCAACCAAGCACGGTAGCCTCCGAAATATGTACCGTACGGTACGAGGATACATGGATGTCCCCCATCTACTCATACCTGACCAACGGTACCATTCCAGAAGACAAGGCCCAGGCCCGAAAGCTTAGGTACCGATCGGCAAGGTACACTGTCATCAACGATGTTCTTTACAAACGTGGCTACACGACTCCGTATCTCAAGTGCCTTACGGCAGAACAGGGGAGCTACGTTCTCCAGGAAATCCACAATGGTGTTTGCGGCGACCACTCTGGGTCCCGGTCACTCGCACACAAAGCCTTTCGGCAGGGATACTTCTGGCCGACCATGCACCAGGACGCCTGTTCACTTGTGAAGAAATGCGATAAATGTCAGCGGTTCGGCAACATACAGCATATCCCCGCCGAACCCTTGACACCGATCGTGAGCCCTTGGCCTTTCGCACAATGGGGACTAGACCTGATTGGTCCGATGCCACAAGATAAAGGCCAGGTGAAATACGCTGTGGTTGCCGTtgactacttcaccaaatgggtggaAGCCGAACCTCTTGCAACCATAACGGCAGCAAGAGTAGAAGACTTCGTCTGGACTCACATTTGTTGCCGTTTCGGTATCCCGTATGCAATCATCACCGACAACGGCAGACAGTTCGATTCGGAACTCTTCAGGCACTTTTACACCCGCCTGAAGATCAACTTGTTTTTCGCATCACCGGCCCATCCCCAGTCAAACGGTCAGGTAGAGGCgataaacaaaatcatcaagaaactTCTAAAACGGCAGCTGGACAAAGCCAAAGGAGCCTGGCCAGAAAAGCTTCCCGAAGCGCTCTGGGCCATTCGAACCTCTTACCGAACGTCCACGGGAGAGACCCCTTTCTCCTTGGCTTTCGGTTCGGAAGCCGTTGTGCCGGTAGAAATTGGGAAACCTTCCTACCGAACGGAAACTTTCGCTCTGAAGCCAAACGAAGAAGCACTCTCTCTGAGCCTCGACCTTCTGGAGGAGCACCGAGCGCATGCCAACCTTCGGAATGAAGCCTACAAGCAACGTGTCTCTCGGTATTACGACTCTAGAGTCAGGCACCGTTCGTTCCGAGTCGGAGATTGGGTCATGAGGAAGGTGTCCCTAGCAACTAAGGATGCCGCGGAAGGAACCCTCGGACCTTCCTGGGAAGGACCTTACGAGATCATCGGTATCCTTCGATCGGGAACCTACCGCCTAAGAGACTCCAACGGCAAGACCCTCGGTCATCCTTGGAACGTGGAACATCTCAAGTACTATTTCAAGTAA
- the LOC109947373 gene encoding uncharacterized protein LOC109947373, with protein MKQAAIHAKAEYFNSKPTASAPRGNTESSAYPAKVTSYGSTDTYSAGQKRKDDRADRKEPSKKGKGRYGRNDHRAPLPNRDQANEVFTLLNTTYEAVLMNEQGIIPKPNARRPNRQDNRETGKFCRYHQHNSHNTEDCISLRKIVERLIREGKLDQYIARQPTTPVPNANRQINMISTISGGPTIAGLSNRSMKQYVRAAQFPQVFGIEVNRRHEAPKDHWEPITFCKEEEQGILYPHDDPMIVRAEIADYDVGRVLIDTGSSVNVIFAEAFREMGIQDSQVNRQLTPLLSFFGDMVQPVGSVTLPITFGTAPRRTTVYDHFLIVDCLTAYNVIVGRTTLTRVKAHLSPQCC; from the coding sequence ATGAAACAAGCGGCCATCCACGCAAAAGCCGAATACTTCAACTCAAAGCCCACGGCTTCGGCACCACGGGGAAACACCGAATCAAGCGCTTATCCGGCAAAGGTCACGTCCTACGGCAGTACCGACACATACTCGGCAGGTCAGAAAAGAAAGGACGACCGCGCCGATCGAAAAGAACCCTCGAAGAAAGGGAAGGGGCGGTACGGTCGCAACGACCACCGAGCGCCTCTGCCGAATCGCGACCAAGCCAATGAAGTCTTCACCCTGTTGAACACTACCTACGAGGCCGTCCTGATGAACGAACAGGGAATAATACCGAAGCCGAACGCCCGAAGACCAAATCGGCAAGACAACCGAGAGACCGGTAAATTCTGCCGATACCACCAGCACAACAGCCATAATACAGAAGACTGTATAAGCCTGAGAAAAATCGTCGAACGCTTGATCCGGGAGGGGAAGCTAGACCAGTATATCGCCCGGCAGCCAACGACGCCGGTGCCGAACGCAAATCGGCAGATAAATATGATAAGCACTATCAGCGGCGGCCCAACCATCGCAGGACTGAGCAATCGTTCGATGAAGCAGTACGTGCGTGCCGCACAGTTTCCCCAGGTATTCGGCATAGAGGTGAATCGCCGCCATGAAGCGCCGAAGGATCATTGGGAGCCGATCACGTTTTGCAAAGAAGAGGAACAGGGCATCCTCTATCCCCACGACGACCCAATGATCGTCAGAGCAGAAATTGCCGATTACGATGTAGGGAGAGTGCTGATCGATACCGGGAGCTCGGTAAACGTGATCTTTGCCGAGGCTTTCCGAGAGATGGGAATACAGGACAGCCAGGTCAACCGGCAGTTGACACCTTTGCTAAGTTTCTTCGGGGACATGGTCCAGCCAGTCGGTAGCGTAACACTCCCAATTACCTTCGGCACCGCGCCGAGGAGAACGACGGTATACGACCATTTCCTCATCGTTGACTGCCTGACGGCGTACAACGTCATTGTTGGGCGAACGACACTGACCAGGGTTAAGGCGCATCTTTCCCCACAATGCTGTTGA
- the LOC18785931 gene encoding AUGMIN subunit 7 isoform X1, which produces MAARQMEEIQRKLAMLNYSRANAPAQSLLFAGMERYALLEWLFFRLLGDKSPFSQQSLQGDAMDRDEETARIQYLAEIAKFLGITTTVDTEVIQGRGSYEDRTEMLRLIVDLVEASIYADNQEWSIDEQVAKDIQLIDSIAERQAQIFSEECKLFPADVQIQSIYPLPDVSELEKKLSEQSKILLSLQQKVDDLASKHAYNPDEDYAEVESRLRSHLESFLETARSFNTIYTKEIRPWTHMMEVPQLHGFGPAANRLLEAYKMLLKFLGNLRNLRDSHAALAVGSSDSVAGEPSSVTRIISECESALTFLNRDLGILSASIAREQGGEVNL; this is translated from the exons ATGGCAGCAAGACAAATGGAAGAGATACAGAGGAAGCTGGCGATGCTGAATTACTCGAGAGCCAATGCGCCTGCTCAGTCTCTCCTCTTCGCCGGGATGGAACGCTATGCTCTTCTCGAATGGCTGTTCTTCCG CTTGTTGGGGGACAAGTCACCCTTTTCTCAACAGAGTCTTCAAGGGGACGCCATGGATCGGGACGAAGAGACTGCTCGCATCCAAT ATTTGGCAGAGATTGCAAAGTTTTTGGGTATTACTACTACTGTAGACACAGAAGTTATCCAA GGACGAGGAAGCTATGAAGATCGCACTGAAATGCTTCGTCTTATTGTAGATCTTGTGGAGGCGAGCATTTATGCTGATAATCAAGAATGGAG TATCGATGAGCAGGTAGCGAAGGACATACAACTGATTGATTCTATTGCTGAAAGACAAGCTCAAATATTCTCCGAGGAGTGCAAATTATTCCCTGCTGATGTTCAAATTCAGTCCATATATCCATT GCCTGATGTTTCTGAATTGGAAAAAAAGCTTTCAGAACAATCAAAGATACTCTTAAGTCTTCAACAGAAGGTTGACGATTTGGCATCAAAG CATGCATACAACCCAGATGAGGATTATGCAGAGGTGGAGTCCAGATTGCGTTCACATTTGGAATCTTTCCTAGAAACTGCAAGATCATTCAACACGATTTACACTAAG GAAATACGTCCCTGGACACACATGATGGAGGTACCCCAGCTCCATGGGTTTGGGCCAGCTGCCAATCGCTTGTTAGAGGCATACAAGATGCTTTTAAAG TTCCTAGGGAACTTGAGGAATCTTAGAGACTCCCACGCAGCTCTTGCTGTCGGATCATCTGACTCAGTTGCGGGTGAGCCCTCGTCTGTCACGAGAATAATCTCTGAATGTGAATCTGCATTGACATTCTTAAATCGTGACCTTGGAATTCTCTCGGCTTCCATTGCTCGCGAGCAAGGTGGGGAGGTgaatttataa
- the LOC18785931 gene encoding AUGMIN subunit 7 isoform X2, producing MRLLSLSSSPGWNAMLFSNGCSSACWGTSHPFLNRVFKGTPWIGTKRLLASNIWQRLQSFWGRGSYEDRTEMLRLIVDLVEASIYADNQEWSIDEQVAKDIQLIDSIAERQAQIFSEECKLFPADVQIQSIYPLPDVSELEKKLSEQSKILLSLQQKVDDLASKHAYNPDEDYAEVESRLRSHLESFLETARSFNTIYTKEIRPWTHMMEVPQLHGFGPAANRLLEAYKMLLKFLGNLRNLRDSHAALAVGSSDSVAGEPSSVTRIISECESALTFLNRDLGILSASIAREQGGEVNL from the exons ATGCGCCTGCTCAGTCTCTCCTCTTCGCCGGGATGGAACGCTATGCTCTTCTCGAATGGCTGTTCTTCCG CTTGTTGGGGGACAAGTCACCCTTTTCTCAACAGAGTCTTCAAGGGGACGCCATGGATCGGGACGAAGAGACTGCTCGCATCCAAT ATTTGGCAGAGATTGCAAAGTTTTTGG GGACGAGGAAGCTATGAAGATCGCACTGAAATGCTTCGTCTTATTGTAGATCTTGTGGAGGCGAGCATTTATGCTGATAATCAAGAATGGAG TATCGATGAGCAGGTAGCGAAGGACATACAACTGATTGATTCTATTGCTGAAAGACAAGCTCAAATATTCTCCGAGGAGTGCAAATTATTCCCTGCTGATGTTCAAATTCAGTCCATATATCCATT GCCTGATGTTTCTGAATTGGAAAAAAAGCTTTCAGAACAATCAAAGATACTCTTAAGTCTTCAACAGAAGGTTGACGATTTGGCATCAAAG CATGCATACAACCCAGATGAGGATTATGCAGAGGTGGAGTCCAGATTGCGTTCACATTTGGAATCTTTCCTAGAAACTGCAAGATCATTCAACACGATTTACACTAAG GAAATACGTCCCTGGACACACATGATGGAGGTACCCCAGCTCCATGGGTTTGGGCCAGCTGCCAATCGCTTGTTAGAGGCATACAAGATGCTTTTAAAG TTCCTAGGGAACTTGAGGAATCTTAGAGACTCCCACGCAGCTCTTGCTGTCGGATCATCTGACTCAGTTGCGGGTGAGCCCTCGTCTGTCACGAGAATAATCTCTGAATGTGAATCTGCATTGACATTCTTAAATCGTGACCTTGGAATTCTCTCGGCTTCCATTGCTCGCGAGCAAGGTGGGGAGGTgaatttataa